A window from Azoarcus sp. DD4 encodes these proteins:
- a CDS encoding beta-propeller fold lactonase family protein: protein MRHTMLAWLIGGLLVPAVGFCAPLAYVANEKSGTVSVIDTATDQVVRTLRISQRPRGIAIAPDGKRLYLTDEPTAALVVVDTANGQPVASWKVGESPEGAHVSDDGKLVSVAVEDEDKVALLDTASGQILAKIAVKGENPEHAVFSPDGRWLYASAEDAEQVDVIDVASRRQVAQIPVGKRPRGIGFTPDGKRAYVACELANTVYAIDVASQKVIATIPAGNFSNGITVTPDGKRVFVSNGRDGTVMAIDTASNTMIATIPVGQRPWNMAITPDGAKLYVANGRSGTVSVIDAVQLKRMGEVSVGELPWGVAIR from the coding sequence ATGCGCCACACCATGCTGGCGTGGCTGATCGGCGGGCTGCTCGTGCCCGCCGTCGGCTTTTGTGCGCCGCTCGCCTACGTCGCGAACGAGAAATCCGGAACGGTCAGCGTGATCGACACCGCCACCGACCAGGTGGTGCGTACGCTGCGCATCAGCCAGCGCCCTCGTGGCATCGCCATCGCCCCCGACGGCAAGCGCCTCTACCTCACCGACGAGCCCACCGCCGCGCTGGTGGTGGTCGACACCGCCAACGGGCAGCCGGTGGCCAGCTGGAAGGTGGGCGAATCGCCCGAGGGCGCCCATGTGTCGGACGATGGCAAGCTGGTTTCGGTCGCGGTCGAGGACGAGGACAAGGTCGCGCTGCTCGACACTGCCAGCGGCCAGATACTCGCCAAGATCGCCGTCAAGGGCGAAAACCCCGAGCATGCGGTATTCAGTCCCGACGGCCGCTGGCTTTACGCCAGCGCAGAGGATGCGGAGCAGGTGGACGTGATCGACGTCGCCAGCCGCCGCCAGGTCGCGCAGATCCCGGTCGGCAAGCGGCCACGCGGCATCGGCTTCACGCCAGACGGCAAGCGCGCCTACGTGGCCTGCGAACTCGCCAATACGGTGTACGCGATCGACGTCGCCAGCCAGAAGGTGATCGCCACCATTCCCGCCGGCAACTTCTCCAACGGCATCACCGTCACGCCGGACGGCAAGCGGGTATTCGTTTCCAATGGCCGTGACGGCACGGTGATGGCGATCGACACCGCCAGCAACACCATGATCGCCACCATCCCGGTCGGGCAGCGGCCGTGGAACATGGCCATCACGCCCGACGGCGCCAAGCTCTACGTCGCCAACGGCCGCTCCGGCACGGTCAGCGTGATCGACGCCGTGCAACTCAAGCGCATGGGCGAGGTGAGCGTGGGCGAACTGCCCTGGGGAGTGGCAATACGATGA
- a CDS encoding cytochrome b has product MSAPRYDRGAMALHWLHAVLVLGLIAWGLYMVDLPKGPERSFAIGLHKSFGVVALLLVVLRLWWRMRHPAPPDPRLGEVERKLAAAGHHLLYLLLLATPLAGYLSSSFTQYPMKVFGLVIPKAGWPDEAINAFFNGAHKLFAWSLLALIVIHLAAVLMHAIKGKAVLGRMLPGRGAVR; this is encoded by the coding sequence ATGAGCGCGCCTCGTTACGACCGCGGCGCGATGGCCCTGCACTGGTTGCATGCGGTGCTGGTGCTGGGGCTGATCGCCTGGGGCCTTTACATGGTCGATCTGCCCAAGGGCCCGGAGCGCAGCTTCGCCATCGGCCTGCACAAGTCCTTCGGTGTCGTCGCACTGCTGTTGGTGGTGCTGCGGCTGTGGTGGCGGATGCGCCATCCGGCTCCGCCCGACCCCCGTCTGGGCGAAGTGGAGCGCAAGCTCGCCGCCGCCGGTCACCACCTGCTCTACCTGCTGCTGCTGGCAACGCCGCTGGCGGGCTATCTGTCGAGCAGCTTCACGCAGTACCCGATGAAGGTCTTCGGCCTGGTCATCCCCAAGGCCGGCTGGCCCGACGAAGCCATCAACGCCTTTTTCAACGGCGCCCACAAGCTGTTCGCCTGGAGCCTGCTCGCCCTGATCGTCATCCACCTCGCAGCGGTGCTCATGCATGCCA